The uncultured Cohaesibacter sp. genome window below encodes:
- a CDS encoding glycosyltransferase family 2 protein: MSFQHHTTPFEGSVSCIIPTFNEAPRILAVLDIVRHHPLVNEVIVVDDGSKDGTSSIVAQVPGVRLFRMPRNGGKTKALAKGFELASGSHILLVDADLIGLNSDDLTALINPVVTGSTDISISLRRNAPRLWHWVGIDYISGERCMKASLVAPYLDQLQGLPKFGFEVWLNDLCIAQSARISVVLWDGVISPSKATKMGRLKGVLADFGMIGDLFRKETPWQLVKQIWKMEKLKTRTQ, translated from the coding sequence ATGAGCTTCCAACACCATACCACCCCTTTCGAAGGATCGGTTTCATGTATTATCCCGACCTTCAATGAGGCCCCGCGGATCCTTGCCGTTCTTGACATCGTTCGCCACCATCCGCTGGTCAACGAGGTGATTGTCGTTGATGATGGATCGAAAGACGGCACATCATCGATCGTCGCGCAGGTTCCCGGCGTCCGCCTTTTCCGCATGCCAAGGAATGGCGGCAAGACAAAAGCTTTGGCCAAGGGCTTCGAACTGGCATCGGGTAGCCACATCCTGCTTGTCGATGCCGACCTCATCGGGCTGAACAGCGACGATCTGACCGCATTGATCAATCCGGTCGTGACCGGCTCGACCGACATATCGATCAGTCTTCGGCGCAACGCCCCACGGCTATGGCACTGGGTCGGCATAGACTATATTTCAGGCGAGCGCTGCATGAAGGCGTCTCTCGTTGCTCCCTATCTGGACCAGCTGCAAGGCCTGCCGAAATTTGGCTTCGAGGTCTGGCTCAACGACCTGTGCATCGCGCAGTCTGCCCGCATTTCAGTGGTTCTGTGGGACGGTGTAATCAGTCCCTCCAAGGCCACAAAAATGGGGCGCCTGAAGGGCGTTCTTGCCGATTTCGGCATGATCGGGGATCTGTTCAGGAAGGAAACACCCTGGCAACTGGTCAAGCAGATCTGGAAGATGGAAAAACTGAAAACCAGGACACAGTGA
- a CDS encoding DedA family protein, which produces MFASSEAILLHLQGNGLLLLFPLAILEGPIVSVLAGWLVHLGFMAFGLSFLVLVVADLVGDVLVYYLGQRFYGILSERWKRRLGLTAERVAKAEEHFRKHGRMTLVVAKITHSFGFAALATAGMTRMPMPAFLLYNTIATLPKTLLFLTIGYFVGNSHLLLDSWIGQGSLAIFLLGILVIIILWFNKRRHS; this is translated from the coding sequence ATGTTTGCATCTTCGGAGGCCATTCTGTTGCACCTGCAAGGCAACGGCCTGCTTCTTCTATTTCCGCTAGCCATCCTTGAAGGTCCGATCGTTTCGGTCCTTGCCGGTTGGCTGGTGCATCTGGGTTTCATGGCGTTCGGCCTCAGCTTTCTTGTGCTCGTCGTGGCGGATCTGGTCGGCGATGTCCTGGTCTATTATTTGGGACAGCGCTTCTATGGGATTTTGTCGGAGAGATGGAAGCGGCGATTGGGCCTGACCGCAGAACGCGTGGCAAAGGCGGAAGAGCATTTCAGAAAGCATGGCCGCATGACCCTCGTCGTCGCCAAGATCACGCATTCCTTCGGCTTTGCTGCGTTGGCAACTGCTGGCATGACCAGAATGCCCATGCCCGCCTTTTTGCTTTACAACACCATCGCGACCCTCCCCAAGACACTGCTGTTCCTGACAATCGGATATTTCGTTGGCAACAGTCACCTGTTGCTGGATAGCTGGATAGGGCAGGGATCCCTTGCCATCTTCCTGCTCGGGATACTGGTGATCATCATCCTGTGGTTCAACAAGAGGAGACATTCATAA
- a CDS encoding glycosyltransferase has product MTSPFMILIGLLVGIALLFQLSTSWLVARRYRTQPQTSPITSRPGLAILRPVCGLEPGLRETLSSSYHGLTHEDEVLFCLADEKDPAIPVVRAVMDAYPAIPSQLLVGNSAISANPKLNNLEKGWLQAHHDWIAMIDSNVMLPQDYPQILFDSWDEQTGLVSSPPLGVEANGLWARVEGAILNSYQGRCQLASDELGAGFAQGKLLFWHREILEAAGGMKALANNLAEDIASTKIVRSAGKKVSLVHFPFAQPLGQREFGEVWKRQVRWARVRREGFPLLFAMEPLSGPLLPSLSLALLPMPIVSPLLILVFLIVWYGGEAWMVRKADWPLMPGDISVWVLRDMLLPAIWLLSFTSRGFDWRGNVVDPKMSTVTARK; this is encoded by the coding sequence ATGACGTCACCTTTCATGATCCTCATCGGCTTGCTTGTTGGCATTGCTCTCCTGTTCCAGCTGTCGACTTCGTGGTTGGTCGCAAGACGATACAGAACCCAGCCCCAAACGAGCCCGATCACGTCAAGACCCGGGCTTGCCATCTTGCGCCCGGTCTGTGGACTGGAGCCCGGTTTGCGGGAAACACTGTCCTCGAGCTATCACGGACTGACGCATGAGGATGAGGTTCTCTTCTGTCTGGCGGACGAGAAGGACCCGGCCATTCCCGTGGTCCGCGCGGTCATGGATGCCTATCCCGCCATCCCGTCCCAACTGCTGGTCGGCAACAGTGCCATTTCGGCAAATCCGAAACTGAACAACCTCGAAAAGGGTTGGCTGCAAGCCCATCACGACTGGATTGCGATGATCGACAGCAACGTGATGCTGCCACAAGACTATCCGCAAATTCTGTTTGATAGTTGGGATGAACAAACCGGGCTTGTCAGTTCGCCACCGTTGGGTGTTGAGGCAAATGGTTTGTGGGCGCGTGTCGAGGGAGCCATCCTCAACTCCTATCAGGGGCGCTGCCAGCTCGCATCCGATGAGCTGGGGGCAGGGTTTGCTCAAGGCAAGCTTCTGTTCTGGCACAGGGAGATCCTGGAGGCGGCAGGCGGCATGAAGGCGCTGGCTAACAATCTGGCTGAAGACATCGCCTCAACCAAGATCGTGCGCAGTGCTGGCAAAAAGGTTTCGCTCGTGCATTTTCCCTTTGCCCAACCGTTGGGTCAGCGGGAATTTGGCGAAGTCTGGAAGCGACAGGTTCGCTGGGCGCGGGTCAGGCGTGAGGGCTTCCCCTTGCTGTTCGCGATGGAGCCGCTTTCCGGACCGCTGTTGCCAAGCCTGTCGCTGGCGCTGCTGCCCATGCCCATCGTTTCGCCGCTGCTGATTCTGGTGTTTCTCATTGTCTGGTATGGGGGGGAAGCATGGATGGTGCGCAAGGCTGACTGGCCGTTGATGCCGGGAGACATATCGGTCTGGGTGTTGCGGGACATGCTTCTGCCAGCCATCTGGCTATTGTCCTTTACTTCTAGGGGATTTGACTGGCGTGGCAATGTCGTTGATCCGAAGATGAGCACGGTCACGGCGAGAAAGTAG